Part of the Fodinicola acaciae genome is shown below.
CGACCATCGCCTCGGCCACGTCGTGGACCAGCTCGGCGTCGACTCCGGGCGGCAGCTCGCCACGCTTCACGGCCCTGACGAGCGGGTCGTGGAACGGCGAGATCTCCTCGTTTTCCAGATGTTTCTTGAGAGCGCTGGCCAGCTGCGAGTCGGTGCGCATCAGCTGCGCCAGCTCCGCGTACACGGCGAGCGGAAACTCCGTCGCCTTGCGCCGTACCGTTTCCAGTGCGGCGATGAGGTCCGTACGCAGCGCGCCGGTGTCCGGCGCCGACGCGTTGAACGCCGCGTCGTGCGCGTCCAGTGCGGCTTTGACCAGCTCCGCTTTGTTGCTCCAGCGCCGATAAATCGTCGTCTTGCTGGCGCGCGCCTCGGCCGCCACCGCGTCGATCGTCAACGCCTCGTAGCCGCCGCTGGCGAGCAGCCGCATCGTCGCGTCGAGGATCGCGTCCTCGCGCGGCTTTCCTCGGACCATCATGAGTGGAAGTGTACGGTACGCGTATCGTACACTTCAAGAGGCGGACCCGCTGCGCGGCGAGAATGCCCGCTCGTGTAGTGTTCTCTGAGCTGAGCCCCCGTAGCTCAGGGGATAGAGCACCGCCCTCCGGAGGCGGGTGCGCAGGTTCGAATCCTGCCGGGGGCACCCAGACCAGGGAAATGGTCTCCCGCCGAGGTAACCCGTGAGCACCGCGCCGCGCCAGATGGGCGGGTGCGCAGGTTCGAATCCTGCCGGGGGCACCCAGACCAGGGAAATGGTCTCCCGCCGAGGTAACCCGTGAGCACCGCGCCGCGCCAGATGGGCGGGTGCGCAGGTTCGAATCCTGCCGGGGGCACCCAGACCAGGGAAATGGTCTCCCGCCGAGGTAACCCGTGAGCACCGCGCCGCGCCAGATGGGCGGGTGCGCAGGTTCGAATCCTGCCGGGGGCACCCAGACCAGGGAAATGGTCTCCCGCCGAGGTAACCCGTGAGCACCGCGCCGCGCCAGATGGGCGGGTGCGCAGGTTCGAATCCTGCCGGGGGCACCCAGACCAGGGAAATGGTCTCCCGCCGAGGTAACCCGTGAGCACCGCGCCGCGCCAGATGGGCGGGTGCGAATCCTGCCGGGGGCACCACACCAAAAGACCCTCACCAGCCGATACGCTGATGCCGCCCACCAACCTGGCGTGTTCGTCGTCCAGGCAGCTGACGTAGGTCTTCATGATCTTGTCCGCGTGGCCGACAATTGTCGCCGTCGGCGGGATAGCCCCTTGACGGAGCGGGCAGCCGAGCGTACGACATCGGTGGCTTCTGAAATCGATCCCCAAGGGAGCGCTGATGCGGCGTCGGACCTTTCTGCTGTCAGTGGTCGCGGCCAGCGCCGCGTTACCGGCACTTGGGACATCCGCCGCCTCCGCGACCACGACGTGCGCCGGTCTGCAGTTGCTGAGCGGACCGGAATTTCCCATCGGCGCCTTCTGGCCGCCGTCGATGCAGCCGCGGTTCAACTCCCTCGATCGCTTTCAGGAAATGAAAGACGCCGGGTTCACGTTCTCGTTTGTCGGTGCGGGTGACTCCGACGACCCCGCGTACGTTGGGTCGAGCCTCGATTTCGCCGCCAGGGTGGGCCTGAAGGCGCTGGTGGTGAACGGGCCGGACCGCGCACTGCAGGTGGCCGACACCTACCAGAGTTACCAATCCTTCGCAGGGTTCCGGCTGTCCGACGAACCAGGTCCGGATCAGTTCGGTTCGCTGGCCAACGGGCTGGCGGCCGTGCGCTCGAAGGTGCCGGGTTTGTTGCCGTACATCAATCTCTATCCACAAGACGGTGACGGGTTCCGCGCGTACGTGCAGGGTTTCATCAACACCGTGCGACCAGTGATGCTTTCCTACGACAGCTATCCGCTGTTTGCAGACGGATCCGACGACCCGAACTACTTCTCCCGATGGCAGATCTTCCGCGCGATCGGCCTGGGCAGCGGATTGCCGACCTGGCACTACATCCAGAGCATCTCCTACAATGGCCACCGGTTGCCGACCGCGCCGGAGTTGGCTTGGCAGATCAACGTCAACCTCGCGTACGGCTGCAAGGGCATCCAGTATTTCTGCTACTGGCAGCCACCGAACACCAATGAAACCTTCGGTCCGGCGCTTATCGACTACGACGGTGACCGCACCGCGTTGTACGACGCGGCCAAGGCGTTCAACCTCGGTTGGCTCGCACCCGTCGGTGCCGAACTGAAGCCGTTGGTCTCCGAAAAGGTGACACATGCCAACGAATCCCCGCTGCCGGCTGGGACGCTCGGATTCACCGCGGATCCCTATGTGACCGGCACCTCCGGCAGCGCGGTGATTGTGTCGCGATTCCGTGCTGTCGCGCGAGGGCAGCGGACCCGCTGGCTGTTGTTGGCCAACCGATCCCACAATGCCGTCGCGCGCACGAATGTCGCGATCAACACGGCAACCGTGTCCAGCGTGTCACGGTTCGATCCGGCCACGCGTACGTACAACCCGGACAGCACGACGGTCTCCGTATCGCTGGATCCTGGCGCGGCGGCTCTCTATCGCCTCGACGCCTCAGGTGAATGGCTGGATCCGCAACTCCATCTCGTTCTGGTCGGCAATGGCGCTGTTTACCACGCACTCCAGGAAACGGCCGGCGGTTGGGACGGGCCAAACGAGCTCGGCGATGCCAGCCGGTTGGTTGCCACCGCGGAGGTCAATGCCGAGCTGCACGTCGTCGAAATCGACGGCAACACGATGTATCACCGCATACGATTCATCGACGGCAGCTGGGCTCCACACAACGCGTTCGTCACGATGAGCGGAATCAGCTCGGTTGCGGCGGCATCGGTGGCCGGCGAGCTGCACGTCGCGCTCGTGACCAATCGCGTTGTCTATCACGCGATCCGGCACGCCGACGGCACCTGGGACGGATTCAACCGTCTCGGTGACGCCGCCGATCTCATCGCGATCGCCGAGGTGGACGGAGAGCTGCAGGTCGCCGAAATCGACGGAAACTCGATCTATCACCGCGTACGATCGGCGGATCGCAATTGGAGCAGCCGAAACCTGCTGGCCAGTCTCGGATCGGTCACCTCCGTCGCGGCGACCGGAGCCGGCCGCGAACTGATCCTCGGCATCGTGGCGGCCGGAAACCTCTGCTATTCGGTCAAGCATGCGGACGGCAGCTGGATTTTTCCCACCGCGACCGGAGACGTGGCGGCTCAGGTTTCGGTGGCGATGGTCGGCGGCGAAGTCGCCTTCATCTTCACCGCGAATGATGGCCTCCAGCAACGAATCCGTCACTCTGACGGCGGTTTCGGTGCCGTGAGTGCCATCGCGACACCGGTGCGTCCGACCGCACTTGCCGCGACCGGTCGTTCACCCGATCCCTGCGCATAATTCCTTTTCCGCGCCGCATCACACCGTCGTCGACCGCGCGGATCGACCGAAGACGACGCCGAGAATGATCATCGCTACGCCGAGGCCGAAGTGCAGCCAGTTGTCGGCGGTGTTGATCGGAACGAAGTTCGCCATGCTCGCTTGGTCGATCACCAGACCGTAGATCCACAGGATCAGGTAGACGATGCCTCCGCCGATCAGGAACCAGTATGCGCCGGTCATGGTGCGGGCCAGGACCAAGCCGACGACGCCGAAAGCCAGGTGCACGATGTTGTGCAGCACCGAAACGGTGAACAGGCCGAGCAACATGGCGCCGGAGTGATGGCCGGCGAACATCAACATCCCGTAATTGCTCGTCACACCGGGAATGAACCCCAGCACACCGACCAGCAGAAACGCCGCCGACACGATGGTGGCGACCAACCGGATCGGGGCGAGCCGGCTTGTCGTGGTGGCCATGGCAATCATCTCCTCAACACTGGATGGAAGAACCGGAACAACCCGGCTGCGCGATGTCACCCGCTGAGCCGTTCTGTCATTCGCCTCACATACGCGTTCGTAGCAGCGGCACATTTGGATGGGACCGAGGCTGTAGGCCGGGGCACCCAGAACGAGGGACCTCCCGCCGAATCGCTCCGCTTTATCGCTCCCACGCGTGACTGGCTCTTGTCGTCGTGCCGCGCATCGCATACCCTCATCTTCCAAATCACAAGGCTATCTTCGATATACAAGAGAAAGGTTTCACCTCGCCGGCATGGCTGTAGCCGGAAATGTCCGGATCTCGAGGTTTTGGCTGTGTGGAGGTGCGATGCGACGCGTACGAATGCTGGTGGCGGCGCTGATCGCGGTGATGGTGTGTGTCGCCTCGGTCGGCCCGGCCGGTGCCAGTCCGGCAGGTGGGACGTTCCGTAACCCGATCAAGTTGAACGCGCCCGATCCGCAGATCGTCTACACCGGCGGCTACTACTACTTGACGTACACGCAGGGCGATGTCATCACGTTGACGCGGGCGAGGTCGGTCAAGGGGCTCGCTACGGCGACGCCGACCAAGGTCTGGGACGGTGCCAGTGGCGCGGCGATGGGTGCCTGTTGTGACATCTGGGCGCCGGAGCTGCACCAGATCGGGAATCGTTGGTATATCTACTACACGGCCGACGCGAGCAGTGGTGATTTCGGCAGCCACAACATGTACGTGCTGCAGTCCGCCGGCAGCGACCCGCTCGGACCGTACACGAACCACCAGTTGACCAGCGACGGTGCGTTTTCCATCGACGGTACGGTGCTGCAGCAGCCCAACGGTTCGCTTTATCTGATCTGGTCCCGGATTCCACCCGGCGACCCGAACAACGAGCAGGACATCGTCATCGCGCCGATGAGCGACCCGGTGACCGTCAGCGGCCCCTTCGCCACCCTGTCCCGGCCGACCAACACCTGGGAGCAGAGCCGCGGCTGGGTCAACGAGGGCCCGACCGTGCTGCAACACGGCGGAAAGACCTACATCGTGTTCTCGGTCAGTGGCTGCGCCTCGCCTGATTACGGCCTGGCGATGCTGACCCTGACCGGCGGCGATGTCCTGGATCCAGCGGCGTGGACCAAGTCGTCATCGAAGGTTTTCGCGCGCGCGGACGACAACTGGGTGTACGGACCCGGCCACAACAGCTTCTTCACCTCTCCGGACGGCACCGAGGTGTGGAACGTCTACCACGCGGTCGGCAACTCCGCCGGAAGCTGCGACGACGACCGATCCGCCCGCATACAGCGGGTCAACTTCCGTGCCGACGGCACACCCGACTTTGGCATACCAGCGGCCACCTGGCAGACACTCGCCCTGCCCTCCGGTGACCCCGATCTAGCGACGGTGCCTACGGGCACGTACCGGCTGACGCCGCAACACGACACCGGGAGGGCACTGGATGTCGGCGGCTGCGTGACGACACCCAACGCCACAGTGGACACCTACAACTACTGGGGTGGCGCCTGCCAGAAATGGAACATCACCCCGGCAACCGGCGGCGCGTACAAGATCACCGCGGTGAACAGCGGTCTGGCGCTGGAGGTGCTGGGCTGCAACCCGGCCCGCGCATCACAGGTCGATGTGTATCCCTACCGCTCCGGCGACGCCTGCCAGCAGTGGTATCTCGACCCGGTCGGCGACGGGTCGTACCGTATCAGTCAACAGTCCACCGGACAGGCCCTGGACGTGGGCGGATGCACCAAGAACGAGGTGAACCCCGTCGACATCTGGCCATACTGGGCCACCGGCTATGGCACCTGCCAGCAGTGGCGGCTCGACCCCGTCTGACCGCTGTCGACGGCAGCGGCCGAGGGCCGGGGGAGTGCAGCCAGATGATTTGATCAGTTGCGGCGCGCTCGTCAGGTTGGCGACGAAGCTGTTCTGGAAACGCAGCGAGATATCGCAGTCCGCGGCTTTGGCCGACATCCTCGGTCGCGGCGGATCCGCATTTCTCGCGCCGCATCACGCAGTCAGGCCGACGCCGGCGGACATTTCCTTGGGCGGCGGCGCTGGCGCCCGATCAGTGGTGGCGGCTCTCAGAGCGTCTCGCATCAGCCGGTGAAACGTGTAGCGATCTGGTCCCTGTTCGATCACCACGTTGTCCTCGACCAGTACGTCCAGCCATCGCCTCGCGCGCGAAAGGTCATAGCCACCAAGCGTGGCCAACACGCGGGCGTCGAAGGCCTCGGTGCGGCGGAGGCTGAGTTCTTGGAGAATCCCGCGCTGAGCGGCGGAGAACTTACCGAAAGACTGGCCGAGGGTTTCGCTGACACTGCGATCGCCGAGCACCAACTCGGCCAGGCGAGAAGAGTCACGTGCCAAACGCGCCGCCTGGTGCGTGACCGTCCACGACGGCCTACTGCGCAATCGAGCGCCGGCAATGCGGATTGCCAATGGCAGATAGCCACACATTTCGGTGACGATGTCGATATCGCGATCGGTGGTAGCGCCAGGTGCGATGCGGGCCACGCGCATGAACAGGCAAGCCGCCTCCGCAGGTGTGAGTACGTCCAGGGAAATGGTCGTGTCCGCGTCGAGGTCCGCGAGCTTTTTCCTGCTTGTCACCAACACCATGGACGCGCCGGCGCCGGGCAGCAGGGAGCGGATCTGATGCGAGTGTGTCGCGTCGTCGAAGATCACCAACATGTGCCGGGTGGCCATGACGGCGCGCCACAGAAGCATGCGGTCCGCGATGCTGTCGGGGACACGGTCATCGGCGACTCCCACTCGGCGCAACAATGACGCGAGGACCGCCGCCGTCGACGGTGGTCGCGCGTCCGACGCGTGTGCGCGCAGCTCGGTATAGAGAATTCCGTCCCGGAAATGGTCACCGACGCGATGGGCCGCATGGACGACCATGGCGGTTTTTCCGATGCCTGCCATCCCGTCGACGCAGAGGAGACCAACGGTGTCCGCCGCGGCCTTCTGGCTGGCGACGGTTGCCTGCGTGAGTTGAGCCAATGGTGATTCTCTGCCGACGAAATCGGTGATCCCCGCCGGCAGTTCGTTGGTCCGCGCCCTGGTCGCCGCCGACCGATCGTCCTGCCCACAGGCATTGTCCTGCGTACCGGCCGACTGGGAATAGGTCGGATAGGCGGCTCGCATGAGCTCGGTGAACCGTGGACGCGAAAGGTCAAGTGCGTCCGCCAGCGCCCGCATCGACTGCCGGTATGGCACAAGGGTGCGGCCACGCTCTATGTCCCCCAGAGCGCGAAGGCTGAGTCCAGCCTTTGTCGCGAGTTCGTCCTGGGTCATGCCGGCGGCCAGTCGCAACCTGCGCAACAGTTCGCCCAACGCCGCGGGTGGTTGTGCGGTAACGTCCACAGTAACCATGGTCTTTATGCCATTTCTGGGAAATGCCGCCGGTCGGTGACCAGACGGTGCTTGACGCGCCTCGGTGCTCCGAAGCCCGTTGATGGCGACTTGGGAAGATCAGACATGAATGTCTCCGCCGCTCGCCGCACTCCGAGCGAATTGGCGCGTGAGGCGGTGAAACGCGTATCGTCCTGATGGTTCGGCGGTCAGGAAGTTGCCGTCCACCAGTGCATCGAGGATGTCCTCGATTCTGCCGTGTTCAACGCCAGCAAGGATCGCCGCCGAACCGGCATCGAAGGTCGGCTCCGGGTGGAGGCTGAGGCGATGAACCAATCCGCGGTAGGCCACCGGAAGCGTCCGGAATGACGAGGCGAGACTCGCGCGTACGCTCAGACCGTCCGCGGCGAGCTCTCCGAGTGCGCCGACAGGGTCCGCGAGTCGCGCGGCGAGATCGGCGGGGTCGAGCCGCTCTCGCAACAGGGAGGCGCAAATCCTCAGTGCCAGCGGCAGGTTTCCACATGCGTGGACGATCGAGAAAACGGTCGCGTCCGCGTCCAGGCCGGCGATCCCGGCGGCTTCGGTGAATGTCATGAACAGCTGAATGGCCTCTGCGCTCGACGGTACGTCCAGATGGAACGCCGTCGCGGTGTCCAGAGCCGACAGCTTTCGCCGGCTGGTGACCAGGACGAGGCAACGGCCGGCACCGGGCAGCAGCGGCCGCACTTGGGCCGGATCGAGTGCGTCGTCCAGAATCACGATCATCCGGCGATCCGCCATTTCGGCGCGCCAGCGCAACACGCGGTCATCGAGCCGGTCCGGGATGTCCGCCCGATCGACTCCCACGCGGCGGAGCAGGGATGTCAGGGCGTTCGTCGTGGGCAACGGCGGATGGTCAGGTGTGTGGCCGCAGAGGTCGATGTACGCGATTCCGTCGGGGAAACAGTCGCGGAGAAGCCGCGCGAGGTGAGTGACGACCGCTGTCTTTCCGACCCCGGCCATTCCCTCGACGACATATATCGCGACCGTGTTGCCAGGTCTCCCAGATGCCTCAATTATCGTACGAAGAAGCCCCGCGAACTCGCCTTCGCGCCCGATGAATTCAGGTGCGCCGGACAGCAGGTTGCGCTCGGGCCGGCAAAGCTGTTCGTTGTCCCGGCCGAGTGCCTGAAGGTCGTCGTTGAGGGAAATGGGAGGGCGAGCCGCGGTCATCAACGCGCTGGCAGGCGCCGCCGGCAACGAAAGTGCGCTCGCGAGCGAACGCACGGACGTGGGATGCGGCCGTCTGGTGCGACCGGTCTCCATGTCGCTGACGGCCCGCGGTGACAGGCTTGCGTGCAGAGCGAGCGCCTCCTGGGACATCCCGGCCGCCTGCCGCAGCCTTTTCAGCAACTCCGCAAATGCCGGATGGGAGGGCAATGATGGTTCAGGGGTCGTGGCGTCGGTCAACGGAACAGTCTTTCTGATGGGCGCACATCATGTCGGCGGTCTGGGTACGCATTATGAGACCTACGGTTCCTGCGCCGCGGTGGAAAGGAACGCCGCCATCCAGACGAGCGCGGAGTTCCAGTTGATGGCTATTTCGTTGGTCGAGTACGACTGAATGTCGTCGACATAGCAGAGCTGCGGAGCGCATCCGGCCAGGTGGGCGGCGGCGTATGGGTCCTGCAGGCCAGGATTCGCGCCGCCGGCGAGCGATCCGACTGGAGGTGCCGGCAGCGCTGGATTGAGCTCGTGCGCATAGATACGGGTGTGCTGATTGTGCGAGCTGTTCTCGCCCCATCCCGTGACATAGGACTGGTTGAGTGCGTTGCGGCCTAAGACATAGTCCATGGCCTGGACGGCTCCGGCGCGATACCGTCGGTCCTTGGTCAGGTCGTACGCGGTGGCGATGACGATCGCGTTGTTGATGACCGCGCTGTTGCTTCCCCATACATAGCCGGTGGCGGGCAACGGCAATCCGTACGCCTGGCCGTTCAGGGTGCCGAGGAGCCTCGTCGCCGCGGCAGCCACCGATGCCCGCGCGAGGTGTCTTTCCGAGATCGGCAACAGACTCGGAACGGTCGCCAGGTCCAGCCGCCCGAGTGCGGCGGTGCGCCCCCAGGAGAATTCCCGCGTGAACACGTCGTCATCGTGATGGGACGAGGAGACGACGTCAGCGAGATATGCCGGTTCGGCCGTCGTGATGGCCAACTCCGCCGCGGCCCAGTAGAACTCGTCGCTGACGTCAGCGTCGTCGTACGCGCCGCCGCCGATGTTGTCGTCGCCGGCGGCGATCATGTTCGCGTGCGTTTTTGCCGCCGTGTAGGCGATACGCGCGGCGTGCAGGCAGGTGTTCGCGAACGTGTCGTCGTATGGCCGGAACAGCCTGGCGGCCTGTGCCGCGACCGCGGCGAGGTTGAGTGTGGCCGCGGTCGAGACCTGATGCAGTTCGCGCGGCATCGGGTCGTCCTGGGGCTGTGTGGGCAACGCGGTCCACTGGTTGTCGTGGACCTTGTGGTGGGCCATGCCCGCGTACGGCCTGCCGGCCGGCACCTGCATCCGCAGCAGGAATTCGACCTCCCAGCGCGCTTCGTTCAGGATGTCCGGGACACCGTCGTGGTGTTCGGGAACGCTCAGCGCACCGTCGCCGAAAATCCCACCCGGATCACGGACATGTGTGCCACGCTCAAAAGCGCTGAGTAGCTGATAACCGGAGATGCCGCCGTTGACCACATATTTGCCGTGGTCGCCGGCGTCGTACCAGCCCCCACGTACGTCCTGCCGGTAGTCGCAGACACCTGGCTGGCAGGGCACCTCGGTGTCGCCGCGATTGGGAGCCAGGCCGAGGTGCCCGGCCGGCCGGGCATACGCGGCGCCGGCCAGCGACGCGTCGATCGCGATCCCGCTTCGCTGGAGATAGAAAAACCGCATGGAGTCGGCAAAAAGGCGGTCATAAATCGTTCTGCCGATGCTGAACGGATAGCTGGCCTTGTCGGCGACTGCCAGCGAATATCCCCGACCGGGTCGCCGGAATGTGTCGAACGCGATCGTCTGGACGTTGTGCCCCGACGCCCGATCGATGCCACGTTCTGTTGTCAGGCCGGTGGTGACCGTCCGACCGGCCGCGTCCCGCAGCCGCCACATCAGGGGAGTGGTCGCCGCGGTGACCACGGTGGCGCGCTTGGGGCCGGCCGGCAGATAGCCGACCTGGTTGACCATGACGCTGTCCACCCTGGCGCTCGCCGGTCGACCCTCCGGCGCTGGACCTGGTCGGGTGGCCGCCGAGGTGGCGTCCTGAATCGAGCTCCCGACCAGCACAGCGATGCCGGCGGCGGACGCGACGACCGTGGTCCATCGGCGCCTGGTTCTCCTCATGGGCATCTGAAACCCTCTCGATGTGGAGCGCTCCCATGTCGTCGCCGCCTCGTCGGCCTCAACAGTTACGAATCTTTACAACGTCGTAATGGGAGCGCTCCCAACAGCATGTCGCAAACTGCCCAACGAGGCAACTATCCGTTTCGAATCGCCTCCGGAAACGAAACTGTCCGTAAGCTCATGAGAGCCAAGGTTGCCTGTCGCGTCGGCTGCTCGCGTCCTCCACCGACAGACAAATGCGCGTACTCCCGAGGAAGTAGGACGCTACTCCCGGTGGAGTTCCCGGACGCGGACGACTCCCGTCTCGGAGCTTGCGTGCGTCGTTGTCAGACGGGGTCGCCGGCGATCTCAGCGGCGATCCGGCTGGCGACCGCGTACGGGTCGCCGGATGGCTGAGTCGGGTGCGCCTCGGTCTGCTGGCTCCACGCGTCGCCGCGTGCTCCCCAGTCGGAATAGGTCGGCGGGTGGCCGCTGGCGATCGTCGCCGGCAGATCGTCGAAGAAGCGTTTCCACCGCGGCCGGTAATAGCCGCTGAGTAGTCCGAGCCAGTCGCGGTTGGCATAGTCGCGCAGGACAGGTTGGGCCTTCGACGTCCAGATAGTGAGGATCGATCGCGCGTTCCATTCCAGGATTTTGCGTTCATCGTCGTCGGTGGCCCAGCTCTTTGCCTGTTCCAGCCAGGTTCCCAGGAGCCAGTCCTTGTTGGTTGCCAGGATCTGTTCGGTCAGGTCGAGCGCGCGCAGGAAACGGTCGGTGTGCCGGCGTACGTCCGCCTCGTTCTTTGCCTGGTACGCAGCCCTTACCTTGTCGACCAGCAACCGCGCGCGGTTGGCCAGTTGCTGACGGGTCACGTCCACGAGGTCGTACTGGTAGGTGGCAAGTGCACGCACCTTGTCGTCGATCGCGAGCATCTCCGTGAGGCATGGCGCGAAAACAGCCGGGTCGTATCGCCACTGGTCGGGGCCGAACACGCAGGCCGAGCCCGGTGTGAGCGTGGGTTCGACTGCGAACGGTGTTTCGAACGGCCCTTCGCCGGTCGTATGCCCGGTGGCGGCGTACGAATACGCGGTCTTCAACAGAATGCGCCACGCGGCGGCGGCATGTGGGTCGTCGACGCCGTAGCGGCGTCGAGCGTAGTTGACGATCCACGTTTCGAGGTCGACCGGACTGTGTCGCCAGGCCACCTCGCCGAGCAGGTCGGCGACGACGGGATTCTGGTGCGTTCCCTCCGGCACCCAGGCTGTGCCGACCAGCCGGCGGCGCGCCGGGTCGGTCCGTACGGTCTGCAGAGTCCGGCCGGGTTCGATGAGGTTGCCAAACATTCCCAGCCGGCCACCGAAGTTCGCGATCGTCCCCCAGGACCACGGCACTCCCCAGTATGCTTCGGTGTCCTGCCATTTCCGGCTGTCGTCAGAATCCAGGTCCATCACGACGACG
Proteins encoded:
- a CDS encoding TetR/AcrR family transcriptional regulator translates to MMVRGKPREDAILDATMRLLASGGYEALTIDAVAAEARASKTTIYRRWSNKAELVKAALDAHDAAFNASAPDTGALRTDLIAALETVRRKATEFPLAVYAELAQLMRTDSQLASALKKHLENEEISPFHDPLVRAVKRGELPPGVDAELVHDVAEAMVVHRLQRAELDDAFIARLVDDVLLVLLRKGKS
- a CDS encoding DUF4383 domain-containing protein; translated protein: MATTTSRLAPIRLVATIVSAAFLLVGVLGFIPGVTSNYGMLMFAGHHSGAMLLGLFTVSVLHNIVHLAFGVVGLVLARTMTGAYWFLIGGGIVYLILWIYGLVIDQASMANFVPINTADNWLHFGLGVAMIILGVVFGRSARSTTV
- a CDS encoding helix-turn-helix domain-containing protein, with the protein product MTDATTPEPSLPSHPAFAELLKRLRQAAGMSQEALALHASLSPRAVSDMETGRTRRPHPTSVRSLASALSLPAAPASALMTAARPPISLNDDLQALGRDNEQLCRPERNLLSGAPEFIGREGEFAGLLRTIIEASGRPGNTVAIYVVEGMAGVGKTAVVTHLARLLRDCFPDGIAYIDLCGHTPDHPPLPTTNALTSLLRRVGVDRADIPDRLDDRVLRWRAEMADRRMIVILDDALDPAQVRPLLPGAGRCLVLVTSRRKLSALDTATAFHLDVPSSAEAIQLFMTFTEAAGIAGLDADATVFSIVHACGNLPLALRICASLLRERLDPADLAARLADPVGALGELAADGLSVRASLASSFRTLPVAYRGLVHRLSLHPEPTFDAGSAAILAGVEHGRIEDILDALVDGNFLTAEPSGRYAFHRLTRQFARSAASGGDIHV
- a CDS encoding family 43 glycosylhydrolase, giving the protein MRRVRMLVAALIAVMVCVASVGPAGASPAGGTFRNPIKLNAPDPQIVYTGGYYYLTYTQGDVITLTRARSVKGLATATPTKVWDGASGAAMGACCDIWAPELHQIGNRWYIYYTADASSGDFGSHNMYVLQSAGSDPLGPYTNHQLTSDGAFSIDGTVLQQPNGSLYLIWSRIPPGDPNNEQDIVIAPMSDPVTVSGPFATLSRPTNTWEQSRGWVNEGPTVLQHGGKTYIVFSVSGCASPDYGLAMLTLTGGDVLDPAAWTKSSSKVFARADDNWVYGPGHNSFFTSPDGTEVWNVYHAVGNSAGSCDDDRSARIQRVNFRADGTPDFGIPAATWQTLALPSGDPDLATVPTGTYRLTPQHDTGRALDVGGCVTTPNATVDTYNYWGGACQKWNITPATGGAYKITAVNSGLALEVLGCNPARASQVDVYPYRSGDACQQWYLDPVGDGSYRISQQSTGQALDVGGCTKNEVNPVDIWPYWATGYGTCQQWRLDPV
- a CDS encoding glycoside hydrolase family 9 protein, which codes for MRRTRRRWTTVVASAAGIAVLVGSSIQDATSAATRPGPAPEGRPASARVDSVMVNQVGYLPAGPKRATVVTAATTPLMWRLRDAAGRTVTTGLTTERGIDRASGHNVQTIAFDTFRRPGRGYSLAVADKASYPFSIGRTIYDRLFADSMRFFYLQRSGIAIDASLAGAAYARPAGHLGLAPNRGDTEVPCQPGVCDYRQDVRGGWYDAGDHGKYVVNGGISGYQLLSAFERGTHVRDPGGIFGDGALSVPEHHDGVPDILNEARWEVEFLLRMQVPAGRPYAGMAHHKVHDNQWTALPTQPQDDPMPRELHQVSTAATLNLAAVAAQAARLFRPYDDTFANTCLHAARIAYTAAKTHANMIAAGDDNIGGGAYDDADVSDEFYWAAAELAITTAEPAYLADVVSSSHHDDDVFTREFSWGRTAALGRLDLATVPSLLPISERHLARASVAAAATRLLGTLNGQAYGLPLPATGYVWGSNSAVINNAIVIATAYDLTKDRRYRAGAVQAMDYVLGRNALNQSYVTGWGENSSHNQHTRIYAHELNPALPAPPVGSLAGGANPGLQDPYAAAHLAGCAPQLCYVDDIQSYSTNEIAINWNSALVWMAAFLSTAAQEP
- a CDS encoding alpha-N-acetylglucosaminidase — its product is MQAAIFRLVGTNAGRQFAIGPLTRGAGEADAFEIGGTAGHITVNATSTVAAISGVHWWLKYVAGGHLSTNGDRISLPDVLPAPATPVRQSTELAERYAYNFTVFGYTTPFWTWSEWTRELDYLAASGTNRALALVGQEIVWYDTFRDFGMDELAVRQWIAQPAHQPWQWYGEITGYDADASGYSGPVSVALMNKRAELGNKIIDRMKELGITPVFPAFVGHVPDEAFADLHPGTHIPAQSDYAGHPRPYWLDTTEALFPEVAARFYAAQKTHFGTTTHYSNDLFFEVGDDVLPSFLDGADLGEAAKAVQDALNRAVPDAIWILQGWQDNPRLDVLNAVDENRVVVMDLDSDDSRKWQDTEAYWGVPWSWGTIANFGGRLGMFGNLIEPGRTLQTVRTDPARRRLVGTAWVPEGTHQNPVVADLLGEVAWRHSPVDLETWIVNYARRRYGVDDPHAAAAWRILLKTAYSYAATGHTTGEGPFETPFAVEPTLTPGSACVFGPDQWRYDPAVFAPCLTEMLAIDDKVRALATYQYDLVDVTRQQLANRARLLVDKVRAAYQAKNEADVRRHTDRFLRALDLTEQILATNKDWLLGTWLEQAKSWATDDDERKILEWNARSILTIWTSKAQPVLRDYANRDWLGLLSGYYRPRWKRFFDDLPATIASGHPPTYSDWGARGDAWSQQTEAHPTQPSGDPYAVASRIAAEIAGDPV
- a CDS encoding XRE family transcriptional regulator, with translation MDVTAQPPAALGELLRRLRLAAGMTQDELATKAGLSLRALGDIERGRTLVPYRQSMRALADALDLSRPRFTELMRAAYPTYSQSAGTQDNACGQDDRSAATRARTNELPAGITDFVGRESPLAQLTQATVASQKAAADTVGLLCVDGMAGIGKTAMVVHAAHRVGDHFRDGILYTELRAHASDARPPSTAAVLASLLRRVGVADDRVPDSIADRMLLWRAVMATRHMLVIFDDATHSHQIRSLLPGAGASMVLVTSRKKLADLDADTTISLDVLTPAEAACLFMRVARIAPGATTDRDIDIVTEMCGYLPLAIRIAGARLRSRPSWTVTHQAARLARDSSRLAELVLGDRSVSETLGQSFGKFSAAQRGILQELSLRRTEAFDARVLATLGGYDLSRARRWLDVLVEDNVVIEQGPDRYTFHRLMRDALRAATTDRAPAPPPKEMSAGVGLTA